TTGTATTTTGTGCAATTGGTATTCACAATCCTCTTGAGATATCTTTCTTACATGGGGGATGTTTCGCCGGAAATGCACGAAACTATTTTAAAATATTTTACGGAGGAGGATATTCGGAACGGAATCGAATATGAACGGAGAGGTTTCTTTGCGTCGTTAGCTTCCGATTTGCTCGACTTTCTATTAGCCGGCTTGATCGTATTCACGCCGCTCTCGATCAAACTGGAAAACTATCTACTAAGAAAAACTAATAACCGATTCTATCTGTCGGTAGCGTTATTTTTACTGATTTTGAGTTTTGCAAAATTCCTAATCGAATTGCCGTTTAGCTTTTATTTCGGATACGTATTGGAACACGAATTCGGATTTTCGGCGATGACGATTTCCGATTGGATTATCTTTACGGGCAAATCACTCGCGGTCGGAATCGTAATCATGACTTTGATCGGTTTAGGTGCCGCATATATTTTACGAAGGTTTCAGGATATTTGGAAATATCTTATACCGTTAGGTGCGCTCGTTTTAGGGTTGTTATTCTCCGTTTTATTTCCGATTTTAATCACTCCCATTTTTTACGAATATCATCCTATCGAAGAAGGTAGCTTGAAGCATAAAATCGTCCAGCTATGCGATCGTGCAAAGATAGAAGTTTCGGAAGTTTATATAATAAATGAAAGCAAATACTCCGGGCACACGAACGCTTATTTTACCGGTTGGGGATCCAACCGTAAAATCTTTCTGTATGACACTCTAATTAAGAATCATACCGAAGAAGAAGTAATCAGCGTATTAGGGCATGAGATCGGACATTGGATTCACAATCATCAAATTAAGGATATCGGCATTAACACTTTAGAAACCTTAGCACTTTGCTTTATTCTCAGTTTTATATTTTTGAGAGTGAAGCAGGAAGGAAAAATCCCGCTAAAGGAGTTTTATTCGCCTTCTACATTGCCGTTTCTTTTTTTGATATTATCCCTAATCGGCACTCTTACCAAACCGGCTTGGAGTACGTTTAGCAGAACGCAGGAAGCGGAAGCGGATATGGAAGCGCTGATTCTCACGAACGACAAGAAAGCTTTCATCGGCGCCGAACAAAAATTAGCAAAGGATAATAAGTCGCGGTTAAATCCGAACCGATTGGAAGTGATTTATAACCACTCCCACCCGACGACGCTGGAACGAATCGAAATGGCCGAAAAATATTCGGCTCCTTAAATCGAAATATTTTGTTTTCGTCATACATTAATCATTCTATGTTGACTTACGACTTAAGTCCTTATATGGCAAGTTGTCCGGGAGAGAATCGATGAAACCTGCAAGTACGAATTGGAAAGAGGATATCGCGGCGGATGAAGAAGCACGATTTACGGGATATTCTAAACAGTTCCAGTCCATTCAACAGGAAAATTCAAAACTGTTCGGGAAAGGCAGAACTTTACACCGCAACCAATTATTAGGGATGAAGGCGAAATTAGAAGTTCTCCCGAATTTGCCGGAGCATGCAAAGCAAGGACTCTTCGCGAAACCTGGAATTTTCGATTCCTGGATTCGTCTTTCTAGCGGAAGCATGAAAATCCAGCCCGACTCAAAGGGCGATATTCGCGGTTTTGCGATTAAAGTACTCGGCCTCAATTCTCCTGGAGCGTTAGAAAATGGGAATACAACTGCCCAGGACTTTCTGCTCATTAATCTGGAAACATTCTCATCGCCGAAAAGCGACGAA
This is a stretch of genomic DNA from Leptospira fainei serovar Hurstbridge str. BUT 6. It encodes these proteins:
- a CDS encoding M48 family metallopeptidase, which encodes MSIRNVILILYFVQLVFTILLRYLSYMGDVSPEMHETILKYFTEEDIRNGIEYERRGFFASLASDLLDFLLAGLIVFTPLSIKLENYLLRKTNNRFYLSVALFLLILSFAKFLIELPFSFYFGYVLEHEFGFSAMTISDWIIFTGKSLAVGIVIMTLIGLGAAYILRRFQDIWKYLIPLGALVLGLLFSVLFPILITPIFYEYHPIEEGSLKHKIVQLCDRAKIEVSEVYIINESKYSGHTNAYFTGWGSNRKIFLYDTLIKNHTEEEVISVLGHEIGHWIHNHQIKDIGINTLETLALCFILSFIFLRVKQEGKIPLKEFYSPSTLPFLFLILSLIGTLTKPAWSTFSRTQEAEADMEALILTNDKKAFIGAEQKLAKDNKSRLNPNRLEVIYNHSHPTTLERIEMAEKYSAP